One genomic segment of Novosphingobium sp. RL4 includes these proteins:
- a CDS encoding TonB-dependent receptor has product MKTTAYMLLCSAAAGSVSVPAFAQQAETVVDNANIIIVQARRRDEDVQDVPAVVDTVTSEDVAKLNIRDFKEVQTLVPGLQLATETNGVGGSAKLRGVNFDINASGFNSTVEFYMNDAPITAGVVLQQMFDIGQIEVLRGPQGTLRGRASPSGSITVTTRKPDLFAFGGAVDMTANTIGTLNFKGAFNVPVIEGIAAIRVAGVWDENEGDRVRPVAGGRDPFERTRAGRVSGIIQPTDWLKFEGVYQHMERNAVAWDQVASFSEANPDADPSPVFISTKDRLSNQTIPRTNHQVYNVYNWRGEASQWGQVLIYQGQHYTQHVLSRTTQDPANLFPGGDVRQLTDSRTKSTSHEVRLQNETRLFGMLDYVVGFFDAKNDPPTDLLRPTPVRLPLIFGGGLATVAQTPISRTGTSHEQSLFGNLTVHLGEATEVSGGVRHIDYTSNNQLIVGGQTIADEGQSAKKWIYSASVKHNFTRDLMLYASTGSSWRPGLNVVGDFNITPSALEKSFLNLPAETSKSYEIGLKSTFLDGRMRFNVSGYHQKFKNFPYRVPGSGVYYLNRVADRDSSGQVIGTHQEVAQFNFVGAVPVEVNGVEGDLSFDISDRWNLGLVASYSLGKVKDGTIACNDLNGDGVPDVVTSAPTVGELQAAVGADNLAACQVTQRSAFQSPFSATLQSEYRVPVSDRVDGYLRGLVSYNGKSQTDPTNIYDDVSAYALVNLYAGIRDPNGAWEVSFYAKNLFETEKALSRTTPLSTSYRQLGFGGMGPNGPIFTGPTAETYTSTYTGVTMTPPREFGINVRYAFGSR; this is encoded by the coding sequence TTGAAGACCACTGCATATATGCTGCTTTGTTCGGCCGCCGCCGGTTCCGTATCGGTGCCGGCGTTCGCGCAGCAGGCCGAAACGGTCGTCGACAACGCGAACATCATCATCGTCCAGGCACGCCGCCGCGACGAAGACGTGCAGGACGTTCCGGCGGTGGTGGACACCGTCACTTCCGAGGATGTCGCCAAGCTGAACATCCGCGATTTCAAGGAAGTCCAGACGCTGGTTCCCGGCCTCCAGCTGGCGACCGAGACGAACGGCGTGGGCGGCAGCGCCAAGCTGCGCGGCGTCAACTTCGACATCAACGCCAGCGGCTTCAATTCCACGGTCGAATTCTACATGAACGACGCGCCGATCACGGCGGGCGTGGTGCTGCAGCAGATGTTCGATATCGGCCAGATCGAAGTCCTGCGCGGTCCGCAGGGCACGCTGCGCGGCCGCGCCTCGCCTTCCGGCTCGATCACCGTCACCACGCGCAAGCCTGACCTGTTCGCCTTCGGCGGCGCCGTGGACATGACCGCCAACACGATCGGCACGCTCAACTTCAAGGGCGCGTTCAACGTCCCGGTGATCGAGGGCATCGCCGCCATTCGCGTCGCGGGTGTCTGGGACGAAAACGAGGGCGATCGCGTTCGTCCCGTCGCGGGCGGCCGCGATCCGTTCGAACGGACCCGGGCCGGGCGCGTCAGCGGCATCATCCAGCCGACCGACTGGCTGAAGTTCGAAGGCGTCTACCAGCACATGGAGCGCAACGCCGTGGCCTGGGATCAGGTCGCGTCCTTCAGCGAGGCCAATCCCGACGCCGATCCCAGCCCGGTCTTCATCTCGACCAAGGACCGCCTGTCCAACCAGACGATCCCGCGCACCAACCATCAGGTCTACAACGTCTACAACTGGCGCGGAGAGGCGAGCCAGTGGGGCCAGGTGCTGATCTACCAGGGGCAGCATTACACGCAGCACGTCCTGTCCCGCACCACCCAGGACCCGGCGAACCTGTTCCCCGGCGGCGATGTTCGCCAGTTGACGGATTCCCGCACCAAGTCGACCTCGCACGAAGTTCGCCTGCAGAACGAGACGCGCCTGTTCGGCATGCTTGACTATGTGGTGGGCTTCTTCGACGCGAAGAACGATCCGCCGACCGATCTTCTGCGGCCTACTCCCGTCCGGCTTCCGCTGATCTTCGGCGGCGGGCTGGCCACCGTGGCGCAGACCCCTATCTCGCGCACGGGCACCTCGCACGAGCAGTCGCTCTTCGGCAACCTGACGGTCCATCTCGGCGAAGCGACCGAAGTTTCGGGCGGCGTCCGCCATATCGACTATACGTCGAACAACCAGCTTATCGTGGGCGGCCAGACGATCGCCGACGAGGGGCAGTCCGCCAAGAAGTGGATCTATTCGGCATCGGTGAAGCACAACTTCACGCGCGACCTGATGCTCTATGCCAGCACCGGCAGTTCGTGGCGCCCGGGCCTCAATGTCGTGGGGGACTTCAACATCACGCCTTCGGCGCTGGAGAAGAGCTTCCTCAACCTTCCGGCGGAAACCTCCAAGTCCTATGAAATCGGCTTGAAGAGCACCTTCCTCGATGGGCGGATGCGCTTCAACGTCTCCGGCTATCACCAGAAGTTCAAGAACTTCCCCTACCGCGTGCCCGGCAGCGGGGTCTACTATCTCAACCGCGTCGCCGATCGCGATTCTTCGGGTCAGGTCATCGGCACGCATCAGGAAGTGGCGCAGTTCAACTTCGTTGGCGCGGTCCCGGTCGAGGTCAACGGTGTCGAGGGCGATCTTTCCTTCGATATCTCGGATCGGTGGAACCTCGGCCTTGTGGCCAGCTACTCGCTCGGCAAGGTCAAGGACGGCACGATCGCCTGCAACGACCTCAACGGCGACGGGGTTCCCGATGTCGTGACGTCGGCGCCGACGGTGGGCGAATTGCAGGCCGCCGTCGGGGCTGACAACCTTGCGGCCTGCCAGGTCACGCAGCGTTCGGCGTTCCAGTCGCCGTTCTCCGCCACGCTCCAGAGCGAGTACCGCGTGCCGGTATCCGACCGGGTGGATGGCTATCTGCGCGGGCTGGTCTCCTACAATGGCAAGTCGCAGACCGATCCGACCAATATCTACGACGATGTGAGCGCCTATGCGCTGGTCAACCTCTATGCCGGTATCCGCGATCCGAACGGCGCCTGGGAGGTTTCGTTCTACGCCAAGAACCTGTTCGAGACGGAAAAGGCCCTGAGCCGGACCACGCCGCTCAGCACCAGCTACCGGCAGCTCGGCTTCGGCGGAATGGGGCCGAACGGACCGATCTTCACCGGGCCGACGGCGGAAACCTATACCAGCACCTACACGGGCGTGACGATGACCCCGCCGCGGGAATTCGGCATCAACGTGCGCTACGCATTCGGTTCAAGATAA
- a CDS encoding MarR family winged helix-turn-helix transcriptional regulator, giving the protein MNDLLATFPGYALRRAANAVMGELGNLLEPENLRVTEAAVLVMIQGRSDLTASQIGKALDIQRANMVPLLNRLESAGLIRRQPIDGKSQAVVLSAEGEAKMTVVGALIQQFEQGLLERVPPEHRDHLLPALNAIWK; this is encoded by the coding sequence TTGAATGACCTGCTCGCGACCTTCCCCGGTTATGCACTGCGCCGGGCGGCAAATGCGGTGATGGGTGAACTCGGCAACCTGCTGGAGCCGGAGAACCTGCGGGTCACCGAAGCGGCGGTGCTGGTGATGATTCAGGGACGTTCCGACCTGACCGCCAGCCAGATCGGCAAGGCGCTGGATATTCAGCGCGCCAATATGGTGCCCTTGCTCAACCGGCTCGAAAGTGCCGGGCTCATCCGCCGCCAGCCGATCGACGGCAAATCGCAGGCCGTCGTGCTCTCGGCCGAAGGGGAAGCGAAGATGACGGTCGTCGGCGCCCTGATCCAGCAGTTCGAGCAGGGACTGCTGGAAAGGGTTCCCCCAGAGCACCGGGATCACCTGCTCCCCGCACTCAATGCGATATGGAAATAG
- a CDS encoding DUF969 domain-containing protein produces the protein MPQWQIDYWPLAGILVVVIGFAMRFNPLLVVAVAAILTGLLGGMDLVAVVSLLGKGFNDNRFVTVVYVVLPVIGLLERFGLQQRARGLIESMRGATVGRLLVGYLAFRQGLAALGLVSVAGHPQTVRPLLAPMAEAAARKENPDITDDDLEEVKAMAAATDNVGVFFGEDIFIAIGSILLIQGVLRGEGIELAPIHLSLWAIPTAICAFAIHALRIRLFARRLRRKARSAAA, from the coding sequence ATGCCGCAGTGGCAGATCGACTACTGGCCGCTTGCCGGCATTCTCGTCGTGGTGATCGGCTTCGCCATGCGGTTCAACCCGCTGCTCGTGGTGGCCGTGGCGGCGATCCTCACCGGACTGCTCGGCGGGATGGACCTCGTCGCGGTGGTTTCGCTGCTGGGCAAGGGCTTCAACGACAATCGCTTCGTCACCGTGGTCTACGTCGTGCTGCCGGTGATCGGCCTGCTCGAACGGTTCGGATTGCAGCAGCGCGCACGCGGCCTGATCGAATCCATGCGCGGGGCTACCGTGGGCCGGCTGCTGGTCGGATACCTCGCCTTCCGCCAGGGCCTTGCGGCGCTGGGCCTCGTTTCCGTGGCCGGACATCCGCAAACGGTTCGCCCGCTGCTGGCACCGATGGCCGAAGCCGCCGCGCGCAAGGAGAACCCCGACATTACCGATGACGATCTCGAAGAGGTCAAGGCCATGGCCGCGGCAACCGACAACGTCGGCGTGTTCTTCGGCGAGGATATCTTCATCGCCATCGGCTCGATCCTGCTGATCCAGGGCGTGCTGCGCGGCGAGGGCATCGAACTGGCGCCGATCCATCTCTCGCTCTGGGCGATCCCGACCGCGATCTGCGCCTTTGCGATCCACGCCCTTCGCATCCGCCTGTTCGCCCGCCGCCTGCGCCGCAAGGCCCGGAGCGCGGCGGCATGA
- a CDS encoding DUF979 domain-containing protein, with protein MIGIAELYFVAGLVFAAFAIASAFDQANPKRWGNAAFWGLVAVSFLFGDLLGDFGNGILVLLLVALAGFRCLGHGRPHTTSAGEREVWSAKLGSKLFLPALVIPVTAFAGTLLFSYSPLGKTGLIDPRWVTLVLLVAGVAIALAATMIWLKPPLSAPVEEGRRLMDSIGWAALLPQMLAALGAVFTAAGVGSAVGAMSLAVLPEGNVFLAVVIFALGMALFTIIMGNAFAAFPVMASAIGVPILIRAHGGDPAVVGAVGMLAGFCGTLLTPMAANFNMVPAALLELKDEYGVIRRQVGTALPLLVCNILILYIAGFLL; from the coding sequence ATGATCGGCATCGCAGAACTCTACTTCGTCGCCGGGCTCGTCTTCGCGGCCTTTGCCATCGCCAGCGCCTTCGATCAGGCCAATCCGAAGCGCTGGGGCAATGCCGCGTTCTGGGGGCTTGTCGCGGTGAGCTTCCTGTTCGGCGACCTGCTGGGAGACTTCGGCAACGGCATCCTCGTACTGCTGCTGGTCGCTCTCGCCGGATTTCGCTGCCTCGGCCACGGCCGCCCGCACACGACATCCGCCGGAGAACGCGAAGTCTGGTCGGCGAAGCTCGGCTCGAAACTGTTCCTTCCCGCGCTGGTGATCCCGGTGACCGCCTTCGCCGGAACGCTGCTGTTCAGCTACTCTCCGCTCGGCAAGACCGGGCTGATCGATCCGCGCTGGGTGACGCTGGTACTCCTCGTCGCGGGCGTCGCCATCGCTCTTGCAGCAACGATGATCTGGCTCAAGCCCCCGCTTTCCGCGCCGGTCGAGGAAGGCCGACGCCTGATGGACTCCATCGGCTGGGCCGCACTGCTGCCGCAGATGCTGGCAGCGCTTGGCGCGGTATTCACGGCTGCCGGTGTCGGCAGCGCGGTGGGCGCGATGAGCCTGGCGGTGCTGCCGGAAGGCAACGTCTTCCTCGCGGTGGTGATTTTCGCGCTGGGCATGGCGCTGTTCACCATCATCATGGGCAATGCCTTTGCCGCCTTCCCTGTCATGGCCAGCGCCATCGGCGTGCCGATCCTGATCCGCGCGCATGGCGGCGATCCCGCGGTGGTCGGCGCGGTCGGCATGCTGGCGGGATTCTGCGGCACGCTGCTGACCCCGATGGCGGCGAACTTCAACATGGTCCCCGCCGCCCTGCTCGAACTCAAGGACGAATACGGCGTGATCCGCCGTCAGGTCGGCACGGCCCTGCCCCTGCTCGTCTGCAACATCCTCATCCTCTACATCGCCGGATTCCTGCTATGA
- a CDS encoding PKD domain-containing protein, which translates to MILQKNAAKWAVSAVVLATFLSAAAPGSAEAPTVAAAAAGLSVQGYGDEDALFARPFIDRDEPRTNNGTAYRYVHGGFEGTDTRFSFYFPAARSWQGRFFQYITPVPDSETLSQGLTGEEDRIGAAMTSGAYFIETNGGGAKAADPMGGGDLTIGAFRANAASARFSRFVAAQVYGARKQIYGYAYGGSGGAYRTLGSLENTRGVWDGAVPYVLGSPMAIPNMFTVRLKAMRVLGEKLDGVVDALDAGGSGDPYSGLDDEQKAALREVTAMGFQPRSWYAWRTMGPHAFALLFGGIRMADASYFTDFWTKPGYEGHDSPELYKADRVQLATRVVEVISADKAKTLDIDPGHTPGTAKGTADLAWQAMGLHSAGEMPVAVRLADSSTSKALLLSDLVLASGKKVVLSDVHGDLAMLGINDPRLLATIRAGDPVRLDNSDILAVQSYHSHQVPDLAEYPVWKQFTDAQGKPLHAQRPMLLGPLFTKNAAGSVPSGKFDGKVILVENLWDREALPWQGDWYRSRVKAYAGAAADERFRIWYTDRALHGDQTRQDDPSRVVSYIGVLQQALRDLAAWVEQGKAPPASTSYHIEDGQVVTPASAAARKGIQPVITLAANGGALARIKAGTPVRLTATIEVPPGSGSVVSAEWDFEGDGTFEAPATLPAGNKAKATVSATHVYDRAGTYFAVLRAASQREGDRQTAFARIQNLARARIVVE; encoded by the coding sequence GTGATCTTGCAGAAGAACGCGGCGAAATGGGCGGTGTCCGCCGTGGTGCTGGCAACGTTCCTGTCGGCTGCGGCGCCGGGATCGGCTGAAGCTCCCACCGTGGCGGCAGCCGCCGCCGGTCTTTCCGTGCAGGGGTACGGCGATGAGGACGCTCTCTTTGCCCGCCCCTTCATCGACCGGGACGAACCGCGCACCAACAACGGCACCGCCTATCGCTACGTCCATGGCGGGTTCGAGGGTACCGACACGCGCTTCTCGTTCTATTTCCCGGCGGCCAGGTCATGGCAGGGGCGTTTCTTCCAGTACATCACCCCCGTGCCCGACAGCGAGACCCTTTCCCAGGGTCTGACCGGCGAGGAAGACCGCATCGGCGCCGCCATGACGAGCGGGGCCTACTTCATCGAAACCAACGGCGGCGGCGCCAAGGCGGCAGACCCGATGGGCGGTGGTGACCTGACCATCGGCGCCTTCCGGGCGAATGCCGCCTCGGCCCGGTTCTCGCGCTTCGTGGCGGCGCAGGTCTACGGCGCGCGCAAGCAAATCTACGGCTATGCCTATGGCGGCAGCGGCGGAGCCTATCGCACGCTGGGCTCGCTGGAGAACACGCGGGGCGTGTGGGACGGCGCGGTGCCCTATGTGCTCGGCTCGCCGATGGCGATCCCCAACATGTTCACCGTGCGCCTCAAGGCCATGCGCGTCCTGGGCGAGAAGCTCGACGGCGTGGTCGATGCGCTCGATGCGGGCGGCAGCGGAGATCCCTATTCCGGGCTGGACGACGAGCAGAAGGCAGCCTTGCGCGAAGTAACCGCCATGGGGTTCCAGCCCAGGTCATGGTACGCATGGCGCACGATGGGACCGCATGCCTTCGCCCTGCTGTTCGGCGGCATCCGCATGGCAGATGCCTCCTATTTCACCGATTTCTGGACCAAGCCGGGCTACGAGGGGCACGACAGCCCCGAACTCTACAAGGCGGACCGGGTGCAACTCGCCACCCGCGTTGTCGAAGTCATCAGCGCGGACAAGGCGAAGACGCTCGACATCGACCCTGGCCATACGCCCGGCACCGCCAAGGGCACGGCGGATCTGGCATGGCAGGCCATGGGGCTCCATTCGGCGGGCGAGATGCCGGTCGCGGTGCGGCTGGCCGACAGTTCCACTTCGAAGGCCCTGCTGCTGTCCGATCTCGTTCTCGCTTCGGGCAAGAAGGTGGTTCTTTCCGACGTGCACGGCGATCTGGCCATGCTCGGCATCAACGACCCGCGCCTGCTCGCGACGATAAGGGCGGGCGACCCGGTGCGGCTGGACAACAGCGACATCCTCGCGGTGCAAAGCTATCACAGCCACCAGGTGCCGGACCTTGCGGAGTACCCGGTCTGGAAGCAGTTCACCGATGCACAGGGCAAGCCGCTCCACGCCCAGCGCCCGATGCTGCTCGGCCCGCTGTTCACGAAGAACGCCGCCGGCTCGGTGCCGTCCGGCAAGTTCGACGGCAAGGTGATACTGGTGGAGAACCTGTGGGACCGCGAAGCCCTGCCCTGGCAGGGGGACTGGTATCGCTCGCGCGTGAAGGCATACGCCGGCGCGGCAGCGGATGAACGCTTCCGCATCTGGTACACCGACCGCGCACTGCACGGGGACCAGACCCGTCAGGACGATCCCTCGCGGGTGGTGTCCTATATCGGCGTGCTGCAACAGGCCCTGCGCGATCTTGCCGCATGGGTCGAACAGGGCAAAGCCCCGCCCGCCTCCACCTCCTATCACATCGAGGACGGACAAGTGGTGACGCCCGCGTCCGCCGCGGCCCGCAAGGGCATCCAGCCCGTCATCACCCTTGCCGCGAACGGCGGGGCACTGGCCCGGATCAAGGCCGGCACTCCCGTCAGGCTCACTGCCACGATCGAAGTCCCGCCCGGCAGCGGATCGGTCGTCTCGGCAGAGTGGGACTTCGAGGGCGACGGCACATTCGAGGCTCCCGCCACGCTTCCCGCCGGCAACAAGGCGAAAGCCACCGTTTCGGCCACCCATGTCTACGACCGGGCCGGCACCTACTTCGCCGTGCTTCGCGCCGCGTCCCAGCGCGAAGGCGATCGCCAGACCGCCTTCGCGCGCATCCAGAACCTCGCCCGCGCCCGGATCGTCGTGGAGTGA
- a CDS encoding p-hydroxycinnamoyl CoA hydratase/lyase, producing the protein MQDRSEHDTVSYTIENRVAWVSFSRPEKRNCMSPRLNRRMGEVLRELEFRDDVGVLVLTGEGTSWSAGMDLKEYFRENEEKGLGATREAQREAYSWWERLRWYEKPTVAMVNGWCFGGAYGPLFGCDLAVAAEDAQFGLSEINWGILPGGGASKIITELTGFRNAMYHAMMGENVDGRKAAEWGLVNEAVPADRLKARVTEIAQVLLGKNPEALRATKWAIRRVREMSYDNAEDYLIRAQEAANYFDGEGRKEATRQFIDDKSFKPGLGAYDVSKRR; encoded by the coding sequence ATGCAAGATCGCAGTGAACACGATACCGTTTCCTACACTATCGAAAACCGCGTGGCATGGGTCTCCTTCTCGCGGCCGGAAAAGCGCAATTGCATGAGCCCCAGGCTCAACCGGCGCATGGGCGAGGTTCTCAGGGAACTGGAGTTCCGGGATGACGTGGGCGTGCTGGTGCTTACCGGCGAAGGCACGTCCTGGTCTGCGGGAATGGACCTCAAGGAATATTTCCGCGAGAACGAGGAAAAGGGGCTTGGCGCCACGCGTGAGGCGCAGCGCGAGGCTTACAGCTGGTGGGAGCGCCTGCGCTGGTATGAGAAGCCGACCGTGGCGATGGTCAACGGCTGGTGCTTCGGCGGCGCCTATGGGCCGCTGTTCGGCTGCGACCTTGCGGTGGCGGCGGAAGATGCGCAGTTCGGCCTTTCGGAAATCAACTGGGGCATCCTGCCCGGCGGCGGGGCCAGCAAGATCATCACCGAACTGACCGGCTTCCGCAACGCCATGTATCACGCCATGATGGGCGAGAACGTGGACGGCAGGAAAGCGGCCGAATGGGGCCTCGTCAACGAAGCGGTTCCCGCCGACCGCCTCAAGGCCCGCGTTACCGAAATCGCGCAGGTCCTGCTCGGCAAGAACCCCGAGGCGCTGCGTGCCACCAAGTGGGCGATCCGCCGCGTGCGCGAAATGAGCTACGACAACGCGGAGGATTACCTGATCCGTGCGCAGGAAGCCGCCAACTACTTCGACGGCGAAGGGCGCAAGGAGGCGACGCGGCAGTTCATCGACGACAAGTCCTTCAAGCCCGGCCTCGGCGCCTACGACGTCAGCAAGAGGCGCTGA
- a CDS encoding SDR family oxidoreductase, translated as MIHEDALPGDENQLQPQPEWQPRYPGSARLQDRVAIVTGADSGIGRAVAALFAREGADIAILYLSEDEDAAETKRIVEAEGRRAITIRADIGSPDACELAVRQTIESFGRIDVLVNNAGEQHPDKDITDITEEQLRRTFQTNIFGMFFMTQAARPHLKAGASIVNCTSVTMYKGSRELLDYSATKGAITAFTRSLSENLVGEGIRVNAVAPGPIWTPLNPCGGASEEKLEHFGEDTPMGRPGQPNEVAPSFLFLACEDASYMSGQVLHPNGGIIVGS; from the coding sequence ATGATCCACGAAGATGCCCTTCCGGGCGACGAAAACCAACTTCAGCCCCAGCCGGAGTGGCAACCCCGCTATCCCGGCTCAGCCCGCCTCCAGGACAGGGTTGCAATCGTCACCGGAGCGGACAGCGGGATCGGCCGGGCCGTGGCCGCACTTTTCGCGCGGGAGGGCGCCGACATCGCGATCCTCTATCTGAGCGAGGACGAGGACGCGGCGGAAACGAAGCGGATCGTCGAGGCGGAAGGCCGCCGCGCCATCACCATACGCGCCGATATCGGATCCCCCGATGCCTGCGAACTCGCGGTGCGCCAGACCATCGAGAGTTTCGGCCGGATCGACGTATTGGTCAACAACGCGGGAGAACAGCATCCCGACAAGGACATTACCGATATCACCGAGGAACAGCTACGCCGCACGTTCCAGACCAATATCTTCGGCATGTTCTTCATGACCCAGGCCGCGCGCCCACACCTCAAGGCCGGTGCGAGCATCGTCAACTGCACCAGCGTGACCATGTACAAGGGCAGCAGGGAACTTCTCGACTACAGCGCCACAAAGGGGGCGATCACCGCATTCACCCGTTCGCTTTCGGAAAACCTCGTCGGCGAAGGCATCCGCGTGAACGCAGTCGCGCCCGGTCCGATCTGGACGCCGCTCAACCCCTGCGGCGGCGCGAGCGAGGAGAAGCTGGAGCATTTCGGAGAGGATACGCCGATGGGCCGCCCCGGCCAGCCCAACGAAGTGGCGCCCTCGTTCCTGTTCCTGGCCTGCGAGGATGCAAGCTACATGAGCGGGCAGGTCCTTCACCCCAACGGCGGCATCATCGTCGGAAGCTGA
- a CDS encoding cytochrome b/b6 domain-containing protein, with translation MSARPGVRVWDLPTRLFHWLLAALFAFSWWSAENREMQWHFLSGITLLGLLGFRLIWGFVGASTARFAGLLRSPLRIAEYLRGRHAKEPGHNPLGGYSVIALLLLLGTQVGSGLFATDVDGLESGPLSFLVSFDQGRMAAGIHAMSFNVLLALIALHLIAIVFYLVFRRRNLVGPMVTGRDRSLDRETTPMQPASPTAFVIAAALATLLAWSASKGFGL, from the coding sequence GTGAGCGCCCGCCCCGGCGTCCGGGTCTGGGACCTGCCCACCCGCCTGTTCCACTGGCTGCTCGCCGCGCTTTTCGCGTTCTCCTGGTGGAGCGCGGAAAACCGCGAGATGCAGTGGCATTTTCTGTCCGGGATCACATTGCTGGGGCTGCTCGGCTTTCGCCTGATCTGGGGTTTCGTGGGCGCCAGCACCGCACGTTTCGCAGGATTGCTCCGTTCCCCGCTGCGCATCGCGGAATACCTGCGCGGCCGGCACGCGAAGGAACCGGGCCACAACCCGCTCGGCGGCTACAGCGTCATCGCGCTGCTGCTCCTGCTGGGCACGCAAGTGGGCAGCGGGCTCTTCGCCACCGATGTGGACGGGCTTGAATCCGGCCCGCTGTCCTTCCTCGTCAGCTTCGACCAAGGCCGCATGGCGGCGGGAATCCACGCCATGAGCTTCAACGTGCTGCTTGCCCTCATCGCGCTGCACCTGATCGCGATCGTGTTCTACCTCGTCTTCCGCCGGCGCAATCTCGTAGGGCCGATGGTGACCGGCCGGGACCGGTCTCTTGACCGGGAAACCACGCCGATGCAGCCCGCGTCCCCCACGGCCTTTGTCATTGCCGCCGCTCTTGCTACCTTGCTCGCCTGGTCGGCCAGCAAGGGTTTCGGTTTGTGA
- a CDS encoding MarR family winged helix-turn-helix transcriptional regulator, with protein sequence MTSTTREELLRRAFSKQEADDAAEGDLPSGIEWVDIAPVIEGLVFAGRPIGAATQSVTARYDLGPRGCYILSAISRGITYPLDLASLLRVGRSLVTAELNRLTAAGLIEAVPGKDDRRRSELSLTPEGDRACVEVRSELHRLIRGNLSGYTVEHVRLFARMLADVCRTEPPDPGKDR encoded by the coding sequence GTGACGAGTACGACACGGGAAGAACTGCTCAGGCGGGCATTCTCGAAGCAGGAAGCGGATGATGCCGCAGAAGGCGATCTGCCCAGCGGGATCGAATGGGTGGATATCGCCCCGGTCATCGAGGGGCTCGTCTTTGCAGGACGCCCTATCGGAGCAGCCACCCAGAGCGTCACGGCACGGTACGACCTTGGCCCCCGCGGATGCTATATCCTCAGCGCCATTTCACGCGGCATCACTTATCCGCTCGACCTCGCCTCGTTGCTGAGGGTCGGCCGCAGCCTGGTGACGGCCGAACTGAACCGCCTCACCGCAGCCGGGCTCATCGAAGCCGTGCCGGGCAAGGACGATCGCCGCCGCAGCGAACTCAGCCTGACACCCGAAGGAGACCGCGCCTGCGTGGAAGTCCGCTCGGAACTGCACCGCCTCATCAGGGGCAATCTCTCCGGGTACACGGTCGAACATGTGCGGCTTTTCGCCCGGATGCTGGCCGACGTGTGCCGGACCGAACCGCCCGATCCCGGTAAGGATAGATAA
- a CDS encoding DUF2891 domain-containing protein, with translation MILTPETASRFMRIALGHVGREYPHKLDHVMNTDADVLPPRALHPAFHGSFDWHSCVHGWWTLLTLRRLHADLPEAAMVRERADETFAEDKLAAELAYLDRPNAGGFERPYGWGWLLYLHLEASRHADRPWAARLEPLARAFAARLGHYLGILTYPIRTGTHFNSSFALTLALEWADAFDGELAAQIRARAAAWFGKDEDCQAWEPGGDEFLSSALSEALLMRRSLGDAAFADWFALFLPHIAERRPASLFSPAHVSDRSDGKIAHLDGLNLSRAWAWRQLAPAIGGGEGGGNARAIAVDAAERHLEAAMAHVEGDYMGEHWLASFALLALLAAPEPAG, from the coding sequence ATGATCCTCACGCCCGAAACCGCCTCGCGTTTCATGCGCATTGCCCTCGGCCATGTCGGCCGGGAATATCCGCACAAGCTCGACCACGTGATGAACACCGATGCCGACGTGCTGCCGCCCCGTGCGCTGCATCCCGCGTTCCACGGCAGTTTCGACTGGCACAGCTGCGTCCACGGCTGGTGGACGCTTCTCACCTTGCGGCGGCTTCACGCCGACCTTCCGGAAGCCGCCATGGTGCGCGAACGCGCGGACGAGACCTTTGCCGAGGACAAGCTCGCCGCCGAACTGGCCTATCTGGACCGGCCCAACGCCGGCGGGTTCGAGCGGCCCTATGGCTGGGGCTGGCTGCTCTATCTTCATCTCGAAGCCTCGCGCCACGCAGACAGGCCCTGGGCCGCGCGCCTCGAACCGCTGGCCCGCGCCTTTGCCGCCCGGCTGGGCCACTACCTCGGCATCCTGACATATCCGATCCGCACGGGCACGCACTTCAACAGCAGCTTCGCCCTGACGCTGGCACTGGAGTGGGCAGACGCCTTCGACGGCGAACTCGCGGCACAAATCCGCGCCAGGGCGGCGGCATGGTTCGGCAAGGACGAGGACTGCCAGGCGTGGGAGCCGGGCGGCGACGAATTCCTCTCCTCCGCGCTCAGCGAGGCGCTGCTCATGCGGCGGTCGCTCGGCGATGCCGCTTTTGCGGATTGGTTCGCCCTGTTCCTGCCCCACATCGCCGAGCGCCGCCCGGCCAGCCTCTTCAGCCCGGCTCATGTCAGCGATCGCAGCGACGGCAAGATTGCCCATCTCGACGGGCTGAACCTCAGCCGCGCCTGGGCCTGGCGCCAGCTTGCCCCGGCCATCGGCGGCGGGGAAGGCGGGGGAAATGCCCGCGCCATCGCCGTCGACGCCGCCGAGCGGCATCTCGAAGCGGCAATGGCCCATGTCGAGGGGGACTACATGGGTGAGCACTGGCTGGCGAGCTTCGCGCTTCTGGCCCTGCTCGCGGCGCCTGAACCAGCCGGCTGA